The stretch of DNA CGAGGTGCTTTGAGGGTGAGTCGATAGGGCCTGGTCCCAACCCATGATATGCGGCAATGCAAACTGCACAAATGCATACATATAGCGAGTAGTCAAAAGACATCATAAATGTACATGTAACGTAATCATAGAGAAGCAACAACACAAAATTTGTTGGCAACAGCCTGAATCTGCTTGTTATGACTCATGAGTCATCACTAGTAGTTACAATGATATACTTGAAAATCGCGTAAATAGAAAAGCAAATATGAGCACCAGGGGCCAATGACCCAAGCAACTTTGTGGAAGAGAATGAATCCATGCAGTATGACACAAACCTGATGCTATAAAACGGAATGCGGTGAAATAGAGCTATGATAAAAGTTCAAGTACACCAAACCTACTATTGTTAGTTATGCATTGCCAGCATGTCAGTTAGTTGGACTAAATCTGTCGATTCAATTATCAGCGGGAATTAGGGTAGTCAGGATAACCTGGTAATAAACTTCTGCATCAATAGATGAGAATGGCAACATGGAAACTTACACTCAATGCCGTGCGCATAACTGCAAATTCAGCTTTTGTTACAGGGACTGAAAGGCGTTCGTTGGTCTTCTGCACATTATTCAGAACAGCTGAAAAGAAGATTGTCATGTATCTCTTGCCAAAATCATTCAATGATAACACAAGAAAAGGAAGCTAGCAGAATAACACAAACATACAGAGATAGTAGTGGACAAAGAAAATATAATAGCTCTGTACAGTGTGCTGAATAAATATGGTGAATAGGATAACTATAGAGCAGAATCATTCCCTTTTATCAGGCAGTTGTTTTAAGATTCAGAGATAAAATCCCTCGGAAGTCAAATTAATGCAAGAGATTGTACTTGAGCACGTGGGCAGGACCAATATAATTCACAAGTTGACTAACTCCTAGGCTCTGTTGAGCATTCTAGATTTAGGCTATGGCGGACAGATGGCACAGCTTGAGTATTGTGTCATCTACAAAAGTACAAATATCAAGTAGCCATAGGCAGGCACAAAGCCTTTTAAGTCATCTAAGGCATGCTGAATGATCTAAGGCATGCTGAATGCATCCTTTCAGAAAATAAAACAGACTCATGTGATGAAGAGAACAATTTCTTCGCAACTCTGAAAATGCTAAGGCCTTGACATGGATAATTATGACATTATGTTCAGTTAATAAAATGATTTTTAGTCCACTCCTTGCTAGGTTCATGTAGAAGACAGAGATTGGACATCCCAAAAATGATGTGTGCGTTTGGGGGGAGGGCGAAATCAATTACTATCGAAAATAATAAATAAGGTACATTAGAACTTAGAAAGGCGATACGATCCATAAGTCACTTACTTATGTTAACAAAGTATCCATTGTCACTGCCAAGAGGAGTGATTGACAAAGATTTTTTCACTTGGCCTTCATGACTGGTGAAATGTTGGTGTAGTTAGAAGGCTAAAACTAAAAGCACAAAGTATATGTATGTAACTTTTTATTCTTTGCACAATACTATCACAAACCTTGATTTCATGGAAGGATCATGGAAAAATTCACATGATTCAGCAGGCCCAAGACTTATCAAGCTCCCAACTTCAGTAGGTGACAGAGCAAAGAGCTGTAAAACAAATGTTCCAGATCCATAAAGCCCAATGCAGTATCGAGTTTTAGACAATGTATTCCTATGTTGTGCGTACAAAAACAAATTTACAAAGAGGAACTTAAAAGCAAAAGAAAACAGTGCGGTTGTTACAAAGAGAAATATCAAGATACTTTTGGTCTTCGCTGCCAGCTGAGCCTATGACCAACAACAGAAAAAAAAAGGGAGTACAAACTACAGATGATCCTTTAATGGTTGAACTAAATGCAGGATGAACCTTCCTTCCCTCTTGACTATTGTTGTGTGCATAGCTAATTCATGCCAAACGCAACTATTAATTTCATTCTTTAATTGTAGCAAACATCCTGCAAGTTCGCTTCCATTTGTTATGGCTTACTAAAAAGTGCACACTTCATAATTTTTTAGTGGAGTTTATATCCAACATAAAGTAATAACAGTACTAGCAATGGTCATGTATACTTTAGATATGAATACTGGTCACAGTAATGATTTGGTCTGGAGTTCATGGCAAGAATATGGATAAAATGGGCTATGACTAGGAATTGACCTGCTTATGACCAGTTTCTACCACTAGGAAATACCAaatacacaagaaaatattttaccTGTTTCTTTGTATAGTCGTACTTCCTTTGTCCAACTGCCGGGAAAAAGGTCAACATTACTGACCCATTCCTGTCCACTCGAGATCCTCCAGACTGATAACAtacaaaaaatcatatatattggAAGGCATTGCTTGCTAGAAGCTTAGACGTGGAACACAAAGATATAGAAGTAAACATACTTCAACTTTGGTGAATAAAGGAAGGATAGGACTTATAGAAAGTGCAGCCTTTCCCTTGAACACAGTGTAGCTCGCATACTTTTTAACAGATGCATTCTCTGCAGATAAAGATGTTCTTGCAGTTAGCGAATGAAGCATGCAGCGGGCTGTGTAAGAATAAGTATATAAACTAAGGCTGTACCATCAACATTTGCAGCTGAAGTTGAAAGCGCGTGCTTGAATGTCAACGAACCGCTCCAGAGAACATCTTTTAGGTCAGTGACTCCCCTGCAAAGGACAAAGAAAAACTTATTGTACACCCATTGCAACTGGTCGAAAAACTGCAGAACGATATTACAACAAAGAACTACTTGAGTCTCTAATTTAAAGGTTGGGTAATGATCCATCTGTTTAATTCTATAAGTCAGACATGCTTTTCAATATTCAAACTTCACAATATTTTTTACCAATAATAAGTACAGCTATAGATAGGTTATGTGATAATATCTGGAAGTATTTTTGCTACAATCATGATTTTGTAGTTATGAACAATATGTTGTACAAGGAACATACATCAAACCTTACATGTGGAGGGCCAAATTAAGTCAAAGCGCACATTATACAAACCAACAGACCATAAATACAAGAGAAATCACATAGGGCATACAAACAGAAAACATAATATTTAAGATGAGACCCTCTGTGTCTGTACATAAATACAAGAGAAATCACAAAGCATGTCAAACAGAAGGAAAAACTGAACAAGATTAAAATTGATCAGGTGACAACAAATTGCTAATTTCAGTGGTGTCATCATTTTTACAAGGGCGTGGCAAGCAGCATCAAGTTGAAACAACAATGAGATCCTGGTAGTATCAAATtctgttttgctaaagcacatctagatgtgccctaagtattgcacatctaagtcctatatcACTGATATTGCACGGAGATTCGTGTGGGTATTTTCTTTctgggtgtgtctagggcacatctagatgtgctctagttattacacatctaagtgagtgaatcaagcacaaagaggaaaagaaaaaaggaaaaagaaaatatcCACATGAATCTCAACGTAAGATCAATGATATgatataggacttagatgtgc from Triticum dicoccoides isolate Atlit2015 ecotype Zavitan chromosome 6A, WEW_v2.0, whole genome shotgun sequence encodes:
- the LOC119315363 gene encoding single-stranded DNA-binding protein WHY2, mitochondrial-like; the encoded protein is MLRLSRFLPSTSRGVTDLKDVLWSGSLTFKHALSTSAANVDENASVKKYASYTVFKGKAALSISPILPLFTKVESGGSRVDRNGSVMLTFFPAVGQRKYDYTKKQLFALSPTEVGSLISLGPAESCEFFHDPSMKSSHEGQVKKSLSITPLGSDNGYFVNITVLNNVQKTNERLSVPVTKAEFAVMRTALSFALPHIMGWDQALSTHPQSTSTSASKPRFERPNPASEWDR